A region of Desulfovibrio inopinatus DSM 10711 DNA encodes the following proteins:
- a CDS encoding DUF4340 domain-containing protein produces the protein MKNKSVAVLGIIIVLLAAALLAKKTLFAPKDILSYNDLFTFFPDNATTADVAEITLFDGAKPDAPITLKRDGETWRLVSMQNAKADIGQVAGLLGCIAKMKGEARADDASLHPDFAVDDASAVHIILKDKDGKELANILAGKGDWKSSFVRPNNADVVYAVEDNVRGRAGYVGNALDPTKWLDKVALRLPEEMIDTITVTTPEGTATFTKKTEATTAKQEGEAENPESVSWQAQGGSWLSDSQQAVKELIGGLLAVRIVDIVPAKDATSLDFSTAPYSITTTGKVSHTITALPVGMNAKDQSTESKVYLKIDDDPLVYVMPTSEFTTLFLQPQNENQTEAPVPNAPMTMPNIIPMMPQQGQ, from the coding sequence ATGAAGAACAAAAGCGTCGCCGTTCTCGGCATCATCATCGTGCTGTTGGCCGCGGCTCTGCTGGCAAAAAAAACCTTGTTCGCTCCGAAGGATATTCTTTCCTATAATGACCTGTTCACCTTTTTTCCTGACAACGCCACTACGGCCGATGTTGCGGAAATCACTCTTTTCGACGGGGCGAAACCCGATGCACCGATTACGCTGAAACGCGATGGAGAAACTTGGCGACTTGTTTCCATGCAAAATGCGAAGGCAGATATCGGCCAAGTGGCCGGTCTCCTCGGATGTATTGCCAAAATGAAGGGTGAGGCCCGCGCTGACGATGCCAGCTTGCATCCCGACTTCGCGGTTGATGACGCCTCTGCCGTGCATATCATTCTCAAAGACAAAGATGGAAAAGAACTGGCGAATATTCTCGCGGGGAAAGGAGACTGGAAATCCTCGTTTGTCAGACCCAATAACGCGGATGTGGTTTACGCAGTCGAAGACAATGTCCGTGGTCGTGCCGGGTACGTTGGAAACGCTCTTGACCCAACGAAATGGCTCGACAAAGTCGCCTTACGTCTTCCCGAAGAAATGATTGACACCATCACGGTGACAACCCCGGAAGGCACAGCCACCTTCACGAAAAAAACGGAAGCTACCACAGCAAAACAAGAAGGCGAGGCCGAAAACCCCGAGTCCGTCTCATGGCAGGCACAAGGAGGTTCATGGCTTTCCGATTCACAACAGGCCGTGAAAGAGCTTATTGGCGGTCTGTTGGCTGTACGCATTGTCGATATTGTTCCGGCGAAAGACGCCACGTCCCTCGACTTTTCTACGGCACCGTATTCCATTACCACGACCGGAAAAGTCTCGCATACGATCACGGCATTGCCCGTCGGGATGAATGCGAAAGATCAATCAACGGAGTCGAAAGTATATCTCAAAATAGATGATGACCCGTTGGTTTATGTCATGCCGACATCGGAATTCACGACACTCTTTCTCCAACCACAAAACGAAAACCAGACAGAGGCCCCCGTCCCCAACGCTCCCATGACCATGCCCAATATCATTCCTATGATGCCGCAGCAGGGTCAATAA